In Miscanthus floridulus cultivar M001 chromosome 5, ASM1932011v1, whole genome shotgun sequence, one genomic interval encodes:
- the LOC136451168 gene encoding putative 3,4-dihydroxy-2-butanone kinase — translation MPTPLVDLIIYSSIFAPSQELSKQGCILEAAIEASATAIINLKDSLNEWDSKVGDGDCGTTMYRGATTILEDMKKRYPIDDAAGTINEIGATIRRVMGGTSGILYDILCKAAYASLKAELNCHWADALEASVAAVSKYGGASAGYRTMLDALIPASAVLKQRLEAGDDPVTAFIASSEAASAGAESTKQMQAKVET, via the exons ATTTTTGCTCCATCTCAGGAGCTGAGCAAGCAAGGGTGTATCCTGGAGGCTGCTATTGAAGCAAGTGCTACTGCAATTATCAATCTCAAGGATAGCCTAAATGAATGGGACAGTAAAGTGGGTGATGGTGACTGTGGAACCACA ATGTATAGAGGTGCAACaactattcttgaagatatgaAAAAGCG TTACCCTATCGATGATGCAGCTGGAACAATAAATGAAATTGGGGCAACAATCCGAAGGGTGATGGGTGGAACAAGTGGAATCTT GTATGACATACTCTGCAAGGCTGCCTATGCAAGCTTAAAAGCAGAGCTCAACTGTCACT GGGCTGATGCTTTAGAGGCGTCCGTTGCTGCTGTTAGCAAATATGGTGGTGCCAGCGCAGGATACCGCACAATGTTGGATGCCCTAATTCCTGCTTCTGCTGTTCTGAAACAA AGACTTGAGGCTGGGGATGATCCTGTGACTGCTTTCATCGCTTCTTCTGAAGCAGCATCAGCTGGCGCTGAATCCACCAAACAAATGCAAGCAAAG GTAGAGACTTAG